A portion of the Krasilnikovia cinnamomea genome contains these proteins:
- the purS gene encoding phosphoribosylformylglycinamidine synthase subunit PurS: protein MSRVVVDVMLKPEILDPQGQAVANALPRLGISDVSSVRIGRRIEIEFAGEPDLDRAREIADKLLANPVIEDFSIRLDDTVAEGA, encoded by the coding sequence GTGTCCCGCGTCGTCGTCGACGTCATGCTCAAGCCGGAGATCCTTGATCCGCAGGGCCAGGCGGTCGCCAACGCGCTGCCGAGGCTCGGGATCTCCGATGTCTCCTCCGTCCGCATCGGCCGCCGCATCGAGATCGAGTTCGCGGGTGAGCCCGACCTCGACCGGGCCCGCGAGATCGCGGACAAGCTGCTGGCCAACCCCGTGATCGAGGACTTCTCGATCCGCCTCGACGACACCGTTGCCGAGGGCGCGTGA
- a CDS encoding S1 family peptidase: MRFHAVVVSLATTLTTVLAVPGAASAVPKDPAGPSNIIGGTTTRSAPWAAAVLSDGEFTCSGTIISASYVLTAKHCLGGAMSVRVGSVNRTSGGVTRAVTATASRHDLALLKLASPVSTTFMPLADADPPVGSINSIYGWGRTCFSGCAASITLKTATVRVDDTDARDDGGGRALQSTGRSGAAWRGDSGGPEIYNGAQVGVASLADGQTLQIYGSVAANRAWITSVAGV, translated from the coding sequence GTGCGTTTCCATGCCGTCGTGGTCTCCCTGGCCACCACCCTCACGACCGTTCTCGCGGTGCCCGGCGCCGCGTCGGCGGTCCCCAAGGATCCCGCCGGTCCGAGCAACATCATCGGCGGCACCACCACCCGCTCGGCCCCCTGGGCCGCCGCGGTCCTCAGCGACGGCGAGTTCACCTGCTCGGGCACGATCATCTCGGCGAGCTACGTGCTCACCGCCAAGCACTGCCTCGGCGGGGCGATGTCGGTCCGGGTCGGCAGCGTCAACCGCACGTCGGGCGGGGTGACCCGGGCCGTGACCGCCACCGCGAGCCGCCACGATCTGGCCCTGCTGAAGCTCGCGTCGCCGGTCAGCACGACCTTCATGCCGCTGGCCGACGCGGACCCGCCGGTCGGATCCATCAACTCGATCTATGGCTGGGGCCGCACCTGCTTCAGCGGCTGCGCCGCCTCGATCACCCTGAAGACGGCGACGGTCCGGGTCGACGACACCGACGCCAGGGACGACGGCGGCGGCCGGGCGCTGCAGAGTACGGGGCGCAGCGGCGCGGCCTGGCGCGGGGACTCCGGTGGCCCGGAGATCTACAACGGCGCCCAGGTGGGCGTCGCGTCCCTGGCCGACGGCCAGACACTGCAGATCTACGGCAGTGTGGCCGCCAACCGGGCCTGGATCACCTCGGTCGCGGGGGTGTGA
- the purB gene encoding adenylosuccinate lyase, producing MTVPNVLAARYASADLVALWSPEEKIRMERRLWLAVLRAQRDLGIAVPDGVVEAYERVVDQVDLAGIAERERVTRHDVKARIEEFSALAGHEHIHKGMTSRDLTENVEQLQIRASLELIRDRVVATLARLAALAVEHGELVLTGRSHNVAAQATTLGKRFASAAEELLIAYERLDDLIGRYPLRGLKGPVGTAADQLDLLDGDAAKLAELEQRVATHLGFRRVLASVGQVYPRSLDFDVVSALAQIVAAPSSLATTIRLMVGQELVTEGFKPGQVGSSAMPHKMNTRSSERVNGLAVIVRGYLSMVGELAGDQWNEGDVSCSVVRRVALPDAFFATDGLFQTFLTVLDEFGAYPAVIARELDRFLPFLASTKVLVAAVRKGVGREVAHEVIKEHAVAVALAMREKGAADNDLFDRLAADGRLGLSRAEIDALVADRAAFVGAAPAQVQAVAARIAEIVAAHPEAAGYTPAPIL from the coding sequence GTGACCGTACCGAACGTCCTCGCCGCCCGCTACGCCTCCGCCGACCTCGTCGCCCTGTGGTCCCCGGAGGAGAAGATCCGGATGGAGCGCCGGCTCTGGCTGGCCGTGCTGCGCGCGCAGCGCGACCTCGGCATCGCCGTGCCCGACGGGGTGGTGGAGGCGTACGAGCGGGTCGTCGACCAGGTCGACCTGGCCGGCATCGCGGAGCGCGAGCGGGTCACCCGGCACGACGTCAAGGCGCGCATCGAGGAGTTCAGCGCGCTGGCCGGGCACGAGCACATCCACAAGGGCATGACCTCGCGCGACCTCACCGAGAACGTCGAGCAGTTGCAGATCCGGGCGTCGCTGGAGCTCATCCGCGACCGGGTCGTCGCCACTCTGGCCCGGCTGGCCGCACTGGCCGTCGAGCATGGCGAGCTGGTCCTGACCGGGCGCTCGCACAACGTCGCGGCGCAGGCGACCACGCTGGGCAAGCGGTTCGCGAGCGCGGCCGAGGAGCTGCTCATCGCGTACGAAAGGCTCGATGATCTGATCGGGCGCTATCCCCTGCGCGGCCTCAAGGGTCCGGTCGGCACCGCGGCCGACCAGCTCGACCTGCTCGACGGCGATGCCGCGAAGCTGGCGGAGCTGGAGCAGCGGGTCGCCACCCACCTGGGCTTCCGGCGGGTGCTGGCCAGCGTCGGGCAGGTCTACCCGCGCTCGCTCGACTTCGACGTGGTCTCCGCGCTCGCCCAGATCGTGGCGGCGCCGTCGTCGCTGGCCACCACGATCCGGCTGATGGTCGGCCAGGAACTGGTCACCGAGGGCTTCAAGCCGGGCCAGGTCGGTTCGTCGGCGATGCCGCACAAGATGAACACGCGCTCGTCGGAGCGGGTCAACGGCCTCGCCGTGATCGTCCGGGGCTACCTGTCCATGGTCGGGGAGCTGGCCGGTGACCAGTGGAACGAGGGCGACGTCTCCTGCTCCGTGGTGCGCCGGGTCGCGCTGCCCGACGCCTTCTTCGCCACGGACGGGCTGTTCCAGACGTTCCTGACGGTGCTCGACGAGTTCGGTGCATACCCGGCGGTCATCGCCCGGGAGCTGGACCGCTTCCTGCCGTTCCTGGCCAGCACGAAGGTGCTGGTCGCGGCCGTGCGCAAGGGCGTGGGCCGGGAGGTCGCGCACGAGGTCATCAAGGAGCACGCGGTGGCCGTGGCGCTGGCCATGCGGGAGAAGGGCGCCGCCGACAACGACCTGTTCGACCGGCTGGCCGCCGACGGGCGGCTGGGGCTGTCCCGCGCCGAGATCGACGCCCTGGTCGCCGACCGGGCCGCGTTCGTGGGTGCCGCCCCGGCGCAGGTCCAGGCGGTCGCCGCCCGGATCGCCGAGATCGTCGCGGCCCACCCGGAGGCGGCCGGGTACACGCCCGCCCCGATCCTCTAG
- a CDS encoding SCP2 sterol-binding domain-containing protein codes for MTDFSSESLASIGPKEFAQLVKSTPDAKIAEVMASGDRGKILDEVFDRMPGLFRADKAGSTQAVIHWAITGGATGDDTYETVIENGACTVTNQPAREPKLAMTMDPVTFLKVVSGDGNPMMMFMTGKIKAKGDLGLAAQVAKLFDLPKS; via the coding sequence ATGACTGATTTCAGTTCCGAGTCGCTCGCCTCGATCGGCCCGAAGGAGTTCGCCCAGCTCGTCAAGTCCACCCCGGACGCGAAGATCGCCGAGGTGATGGCGTCCGGCGACCGCGGCAAGATCCTCGACGAGGTGTTCGACCGGATGCCCGGGCTGTTCCGCGCGGACAAGGCCGGCAGCACCCAGGCCGTCATCCACTGGGCGATCACCGGCGGCGCGACCGGTGACGACACCTACGAGACCGTGATCGAGAACGGTGCCTGCACCGTCACCAACCAGCCGGCCCGCGAGCCGAAGCTGGCCATGACCATGGACCCGGTCACGTTCCTCAAGGTCGTCTCGGGCGACGGCAACCCGATGATGATGTTCATGACCGGCAAGATCAAGGCGAAGGGCGACCTCGGCCTCGCAGCCCAGGTCGCGAAGCTCTTCGACCTGCCGAAGTCCTGA
- the purD gene encoding phosphoribosylamine--glycine ligase, whose protein sequence is MRVLLIGSGGREHALALGLAADPAVQLVAAPGNPGIAQVAELREVTATDPAAVAALAVEVGADLVVVGPEAPLVAGVADAVREKGIACFGPSGAAAQLEGSKAFAKDVMTAAGVPTARAYACTIEAEVEQALDEFGAPYVVKNDGLAAGKGVVVTEDRAAARAHARDCGRVVIEEFLSGPEVSLFVVTDGTAAVPLMPAQDFKRVGDGDAGPNTGGMGAYAPLPWAPADLVERVMAETVHPTLAEMRRRGTPFAGLLYVGLALTPGGPKVIEFNARFGDPETQVVLALLETPLAGLLRAAATGTLAEHPPLRWRSGAAVTVVVASHNYPGPPRTGDVISGAEAPGVIHAGTARRADGALVSAGGRVLSVTATGADLAGAREAAYALVDGITLDGSHHRTDIALRAAQGQIAVP, encoded by the coding sequence GTGCGCGTACTTCTGATCGGGTCCGGGGGGCGCGAGCACGCGCTCGCGCTCGGGCTTGCCGCTGACCCCGCCGTCCAGCTCGTTGCCGCGCCCGGCAACCCGGGCATCGCCCAGGTCGCCGAGCTGCGGGAGGTGACCGCGACCGACCCGGCCGCGGTGGCCGCGCTCGCCGTCGAGGTGGGCGCCGACCTGGTCGTGGTCGGCCCGGAGGCCCCGCTGGTGGCGGGCGTCGCCGACGCCGTACGCGAGAAGGGCATCGCCTGTTTCGGGCCGTCCGGGGCTGCCGCGCAGCTGGAGGGCTCGAAGGCGTTCGCCAAGGACGTGATGACCGCCGCCGGGGTGCCGACCGCCCGGGCGTACGCCTGCACCATCGAGGCCGAGGTCGAGCAGGCGCTGGACGAGTTCGGCGCGCCGTACGTGGTGAAGAACGACGGGCTGGCCGCGGGCAAGGGTGTCGTGGTGACCGAGGACCGCGCGGCCGCGCGGGCGCACGCCCGCGACTGCGGCCGGGTGGTGATCGAGGAGTTCCTGTCCGGTCCCGAGGTCTCCCTGTTCGTGGTGACCGACGGGACCGCCGCGGTGCCGTTGATGCCGGCGCAGGACTTCAAGCGGGTCGGCGACGGCGACGCGGGCCCGAACACCGGCGGGATGGGCGCGTACGCGCCGCTGCCGTGGGCGCCGGCCGACCTGGTCGAGCGGGTCATGGCCGAGACCGTGCACCCGACGCTGGCGGAGATGCGCCGCCGGGGCACCCCGTTCGCCGGGCTGCTGTACGTCGGGCTGGCGCTGACCCCGGGCGGCCCGAAGGTGATCGAGTTCAACGCCCGGTTCGGCGACCCGGAGACCCAGGTGGTGCTGGCGCTGCTGGAGACGCCGCTGGCGGGGCTGCTGCGGGCCGCCGCCACGGGCACGCTGGCCGAGCACCCGCCGCTGCGCTGGCGTTCCGGCGCGGCGGTGACCGTGGTGGTGGCCAGCCACAACTACCCGGGGCCGCCGCGTACCGGCGATGTCATCTCGGGTGCGGAGGCACCCGGGGTGATCCACGCGGGTACGGCCCGGCGCGCGGACGGTGCCCTGGTGTCAGCGGGCGGCCGGGTGCTCAGCGTGACCGCTACCGGGGCGGACCTGGCGGGCGCCCGCGAAGCCGCGTACGCATTGGTCGACGGGATCACCCTGGACGGCTCGCACCATCGCACGGACATCGCGCTGCGGGCCGCCCAGGGGCAGATCGCCGTGCCCTGA
- a CDS encoding adenylosuccinate synthase, with the protein MPVIVLVGAQWGDEGKGKATDLLGDRLDYVVKFNGGNNAGHTVVIDGEKYALHLLPSGILSPGVTPVIGNGVVVDLTVLFQEIDALQARGIDTSRLRISANAHVIASYNRTLDKVTERFLGARRIGTTGRGIGPTYADKMNRLGVRIQDLFDESILRQKVEAALGFKNQVLSKIYNRSAIKPDEVIAELLSYVDRLRPMVADTALELSQAIDAGKVVLCEAGQATLLDVDHGTYPFVTSSNATAGGACTGSGIPPTKIDRVVAVLKAFTSRVGEGPFPTELHDKFGDHLREVGHEYGTTTGRPRRIGWLDLVMARYAQRINGVTDFVLTKLDNYDQLDEIPVCVAYEVNGVRHDEMPVSQSDFHHAVPIYETLPGWRQDISGCRTFEDLPKDAQRFVEYVEQRIGARISVVGVGPGREAAIERHSMLGED; encoded by the coding sequence GTGCCAGTGATCGTGTTGGTCGGCGCCCAGTGGGGCGACGAGGGCAAGGGCAAGGCGACCGACCTGCTGGGCGACCGCCTCGACTACGTCGTCAAGTTCAACGGCGGCAACAACGCGGGCCACACCGTGGTCATCGACGGCGAGAAGTACGCCCTGCACCTGCTGCCGAGCGGCATCCTCAGCCCCGGGGTCACGCCGGTGATCGGCAACGGCGTGGTGGTCGACCTCACCGTGCTGTTCCAGGAGATCGACGCCCTGCAGGCCCGCGGCATCGACACGTCCCGGCTCCGGATCAGCGCGAACGCCCACGTCATCGCGTCGTACAACCGGACGCTCGACAAGGTCACCGAGCGGTTCCTGGGCGCCCGGCGGATCGGCACGACCGGGCGCGGCATCGGCCCGACGTACGCGGACAAGATGAACCGGCTCGGCGTCCGCATCCAGGACCTGTTCGACGAGTCGATCCTGCGGCAGAAGGTCGAGGCCGCGCTCGGCTTCAAGAACCAGGTCCTCAGCAAGATCTACAACCGCAGCGCGATCAAGCCGGACGAGGTCATCGCGGAGCTGCTGTCCTACGTCGACCGGCTGCGCCCCATGGTCGCGGACACCGCGCTGGAGCTGAGCCAGGCCATCGACGCGGGCAAGGTGGTGCTCTGCGAGGCGGGCCAGGCCACCCTGCTCGATGTGGACCACGGCACGTACCCGTTCGTGACCAGCTCGAACGCGACCGCCGGTGGCGCCTGCACCGGCTCCGGCATCCCGCCCACGAAGATCGACCGGGTGGTCGCCGTGCTCAAGGCGTTCACCAGCCGGGTCGGCGAGGGGCCGTTCCCCACCGAGCTGCACGACAAGTTCGGCGACCACCTGCGCGAGGTCGGTCACGAGTACGGCACCACCACCGGCCGCCCGCGCCGCATCGGCTGGCTGGACCTGGTGATGGCCCGGTACGCCCAGCGGATCAACGGCGTCACCGACTTCGTCCTGACCAAACTGGACAATTACGATCAACTGGACGAGATCCCGGTGTGTGTCGCGTACGAGGTGAACGGCGTGCGGCACGACGAGATGCCGGTCAGCCAGTCGGACTTCCACCACGCCGTGCCGATCTACGAGACGCTGCCCGGCTGGAGGCAGGACATCTCCGGCTGCCGCACCTTCGAGGACCTGCCCAAGGACGCGCAACGCTTCGTCGAGTACGTCGAGCAGCGCATCGGCGCGCGCATCTCCGTGGTGGGCGTCGGCCCCGGCCGCGAGGCGGCCATCGAGCGGCACTCCATGCTGGGCGAGGACTGA
- a CDS encoding diacylglycerol kinase family protein codes for MYDVVVLSLAEGGGGCGSSCGCAADTSAPADGGCAGGGCDSSGGGCGDHAVCGPRQGRARTPVLACADALREAGARVEMVTASSDAEIDAVIARFDAEPRTDGLSWPDADSKLRLVVATAADGQLRAVLRRLVRRYAPPPSRRPADLADGRTLPDLPPVAILPLDPGGTSDLAAQLGLPREPAAVAAAVLGGTVRRLDLLRNDGGSVTLDGALIGGADHSGRAVPWRGRVEVDDAVLTDGDDPVLACAIGNGSGYAEFDGLPLLTGVDPTDGRVEVAVAVPVTVKRRLRSTRVRVEVRRARGRAVSILPRDGELPFLDDGVNGSMSRKRSWWTEPGVWAVYAS; via the coding sequence GTGTACGACGTCGTGGTACTCAGCCTCGCCGAGGGGGGCGGCGGCTGCGGCTCCTCCTGCGGCTGCGCCGCGGACACCAGCGCCCCGGCGGACGGCGGCTGCGCCGGGGGTGGTTGTGACTCGTCGGGCGGCGGCTGTGGCGACCACGCGGTGTGCGGGCCGCGTCAGGGACGGGCGCGCACTCCCGTGCTGGCCTGTGCGGACGCGCTGCGCGAAGCGGGCGCCCGGGTGGAGATGGTCACGGCCTCCTCCGACGCGGAGATCGACGCGGTGATCGCCCGCTTCGACGCGGAGCCGCGTACCGATGGCCTGTCCTGGCCGGACGCCGACAGCAAGCTGCGCCTCGTGGTCGCGACCGCGGCGGACGGCCAGCTACGCGCGGTGCTGCGCCGCCTGGTCCGGCGCTACGCCCCGCCGCCCAGCCGCCGGCCCGCCGACCTGGCCGACGGCCGTACCCTGCCGGACCTGCCGCCCGTGGCGATCCTGCCGCTCGATCCCGGCGGCACCAGCGACCTGGCCGCCCAGCTCGGCCTGCCCCGCGAGCCGGCCGCGGTGGCCGCGGCGGTGCTCGGCGGCACGGTGCGCCGCCTCGACCTGCTCCGCAACGACGGCGGCTCGGTCACCCTGGACGGCGCGCTGATCGGCGGGGCGGACCACTCCGGCCGCGCGGTACCGTGGCGCGGCCGGGTCGAGGTCGACGACGCGGTGCTCACCGACGGTGACGATCCGGTGCTCGCGTGTGCCATCGGCAACGGCTCCGGGTACGCCGAATTCGACGGCCTGCCGCTGCTCACCGGTGTCGATCCCACGGACGGGCGGGTCGAGGTCGCGGTGGCGGTCCCGGTAACGGTCAAGCGACGCCTGCGGAGCACCCGGGTACGCGTGGAGGTGCGCCGCGCCCGAGGTCGTGCCGTCAGTATCCTTCCGCGCGACGGCGAGCTGCCGTTTCTTGACGATGGGGTGAACGGGTCGATGAGCCGCAAGCGCTCCTGGTGGACCGAACCCGGAGTCTGGGCGGTGTACGCCAGCTGA
- a CDS encoding chromosome partitioning protein — protein MPAAAPVSGGSSDAGGPIGGPATDARTVQAASPWAQPPHRHPAPRHSDDPAPGDTDPRTAQSGRAQSRHAQPVTGQPETGQTGPAQPGPAQQGPAQQESVQRGTAAQERAGGAYLGGDRATHYPTVSPRRGPAPTAEQVAGPVYRPGPVPPAPQPQPARPTTADPSAQAGSAAHPARPVQSGPQGSTAQTRPGPSQAASEAGQTPSGPGAQPAQQGGSGVGRQVPHPHGQHGYGVPGTQAPGPQHWPADQQPGDPRARAPHQPPPGPYPPAVDPRAVPPHPQVHQPQAGEQPTMDPFQQLPWVSDGTPTAEEFARRRLAKPPEPTATMGARAIVTKGTMGLLRLAPGKRELEYKQDVEKVRRNFGGLRQVTVVNPKGGAGKTVAVLLLAMTFGQKRGGYVLAWDNNETQGTLGMRAQQDFHARTVRDMMRDLHLFRGSHGRVGDLSQYVRAQGEGMFDVLASDESATAGEMLTASAFAEIREIVSRFYKLIFVDTGNNVRAQNWQAAMDATDQLVITMSARNDSAETAARMLDHLEQSGRQRLVRQAVSVVSMPPTRKDIDLPAIQRHFAARTRAVLLAPYERLIDSGEPLRYGQLSANTRDAWLKIAAAVAEGL, from the coding sequence ATGCCCGCCGCCGCCCCGGTATCGGGCGGCTCATCCGATGCCGGTGGACCGATCGGCGGCCCGGCAACCGATGCCCGGACGGTCCAGGCGGCGTCGCCGTGGGCTCAGCCGCCGCACCGCCACCCAGCTCCTAGGCATTCCGATGACCCAGCCCCCGGGGACACCGACCCACGAACAGCGCAATCCGGGCGCGCGCAATCGCGTCATGCGCAACCAGTGACCGGACAGCCCGAAACCGGGCAAACGGGACCGGCACAACCCGGACCGGCGCAGCAAGGACCGGCGCAGCAAGAATCTGTGCAGCGGGGAACCGCGGCGCAGGAACGTGCGGGCGGGGCATATCTCGGCGGCGACCGGGCGACGCACTATCCGACCGTGAGCCCGCGGCGTGGCCCGGCTCCCACGGCGGAGCAGGTGGCCGGCCCGGTCTACCGGCCGGGTCCGGTTCCTCCCGCACCGCAGCCCCAGCCCGCCCGGCCCACCACCGCCGATCCGTCAGCGCAGGCTGGGTCCGCCGCCCACCCGGCCCGGCCGGTCCAGTCCGGGCCGCAGGGATCCACCGCTCAAACGCGGCCGGGACCTTCGCAGGCCGCATCGGAAGCCGGTCAGACCCCCTCGGGGCCCGGCGCGCAACCGGCTCAGCAGGGAGGATCCGGAGTCGGCCGACAGGTCCCGCACCCGCACGGGCAGCACGGATATGGGGTGCCCGGGACGCAGGCCCCGGGTCCCCAGCACTGGCCGGCCGATCAGCAGCCGGGTGACCCCCGCGCCCGGGCACCCCATCAGCCGCCGCCCGGCCCGTACCCCCCGGCCGTGGACCCGCGGGCCGTGCCGCCGCATCCGCAGGTGCACCAGCCGCAGGCCGGCGAGCAGCCGACCATGGACCCCTTCCAGCAGTTGCCGTGGGTCTCCGACGGGACCCCGACGGCCGAGGAGTTCGCCCGGCGCCGACTGGCCAAGCCGCCCGAGCCGACCGCCACGATGGGCGCCCGCGCGATCGTCACCAAGGGCACCATGGGGCTGCTCCGGCTGGCCCCGGGCAAGCGCGAGCTGGAATACAAGCAGGACGTCGAGAAGGTACGGCGCAACTTCGGTGGTCTGCGGCAGGTGACCGTGGTCAACCCGAAGGGCGGTGCGGGCAAGACGGTCGCGGTGCTGCTGCTGGCCATGACGTTCGGTCAGAAGCGCGGCGGATACGTGCTGGCCTGGGACAACAACGAGACCCAGGGCACGCTCGGCATGCGGGCGCAGCAGGACTTCCACGCCCGTACGGTCCGCGACATGATGCGTGACCTGCACCTGTTCCGGGGCTCGCACGGGCGGGTCGGCGACCTGTCGCAGTACGTCCGGGCCCAGGGCGAGGGCATGTTCGACGTGCTGGCCTCGGACGAGTCCGCGACCGCGGGTGAGATGCTGACCGCCAGCGCGTTCGCCGAGATCCGGGAGATCGTCAGCCGGTTCTACAAGTTGATCTTCGTGGACACCGGGAACAACGTGCGGGCGCAGAACTGGCAGGCGGCGATGGACGCCACCGACCAGCTCGTCATCACGATGTCCGCGCGTAACGACTCGGCCGAGACGGCGGCGCGCATGCTCGACCACCTGGAGCAGAGCGGCCGCCAGCGGCTGGTACGGCAGGCGGTCAGCGTGGTGTCGATGCCGCCGACCCGCAAGGACATCGACCTGCCGGCGATCCAGCGGCACTTCGCGGCGCGCACCCGGGCCGTGCTGCTGGCACCGTACGAGCGGCTGATCGACTCGGGTGAGCCGCTGCGCTACGGGCAGTTGTCCGCCAACACCCGGGACGCCTGGCTCAAGATCGCCGCAGCGGTGGCCGAGGGCCTGTAG
- a CDS encoding DUF3151 domain-containing protein, producing MQNLLPEPPATRLPADDEADKALAEARQAGTDDAYEGVAARFPAYSGGWAALAESALAAGRTVPAYAYARTGYHRGLDALRRNGWKGHGPVPWSHEPNRGFLRCLYVLSQAAATIGESDEAARCAQFLRDSDPAAADALS from the coding sequence ATGCAGAACCTGCTTCCCGAGCCGCCCGCCACCCGCCTGCCCGCCGACGACGAGGCGGACAAGGCCCTCGCCGAGGCCCGACAGGCCGGCACGGACGACGCGTACGAGGGGGTCGCCGCCCGGTTCCCGGCGTACAGCGGCGGCTGGGCCGCGCTGGCCGAGAGCGCGCTCGCCGCCGGGCGCACCGTGCCCGCGTACGCGTACGCCCGCACCGGGTACCACCGTGGCCTGGACGCGCTGCGTCGCAACGGCTGGAAGGGGCACGGCCCGGTCCCGTGGTCGCACGAGCCGAACCGGGGCTTCCTGCGCTGCCTGTACGTGCTGTCCCAGGCCGCGGCCACGATCGGCGAGTCCGACGAGGCGGCGAGGTGCGCCCAGTTCCTGCGCGACAGCGACCCGGCCGCCGCCGACGCCCTGAGCTGA
- a CDS encoding LOG family protein: MPGDPLQPVFGDETPFDATAYEIESRAEFDGHLARGSLARLIVLGLRLDQDPPDLSGVDVHGTLFVGCRLLSAEVEIDLIRRGAHLIPPFDARPYPTHPAQLYTPEDLSFGFDRHGFAGMYDTVVYDHFGEHGGATPDIREALAQRLHDAGIDNALGKALNAWVRAHGPDGTVGISGAVGIMGGHAEPRGSAAYRMAATLAWRLANAGRLVITGGGPGVMEAANLGAYFASRSEAELAAAIDLLAVAPDFRDHDPYTAAALRVRAEYPPPAAGDAVARLTHGGLALPTWLYGHEPANLFAGQIGKYFSNAVREDSILRLSRGGIVFAPGWAGTVQEVFQAATKTFYRTDGPSGAFVFLGSAHWSGLPVEQLLRPLLARSPHGDQSELVVVTDSLDEAMTALTG; the protein is encoded by the coding sequence GTGCCCGGTGATCCACTTCAACCCGTGTTCGGCGACGAGACTCCGTTCGACGCCACCGCGTACGAGATCGAGTCGCGCGCCGAGTTCGACGGGCACCTGGCCCGGGGCTCACTCGCCCGCCTGATCGTGCTGGGCCTGCGGCTGGATCAGGACCCGCCCGACCTGAGCGGGGTGGACGTCCACGGCACCCTCTTCGTGGGCTGCCGGCTGCTCTCCGCCGAGGTGGAGATCGACCTGATCCGCCGCGGCGCCCACCTGATCCCGCCGTTCGACGCCCGGCCGTACCCGACGCACCCGGCGCAGCTCTACACCCCGGAGGACCTGTCGTTCGGCTTCGACCGGCACGGCTTCGCGGGCATGTACGACACGGTCGTCTACGACCACTTCGGCGAGCACGGCGGTGCGACCCCGGACATCCGCGAGGCGCTGGCGCAGCGGCTGCACGACGCGGGCATCGACAACGCCCTCGGCAAGGCCCTGAACGCCTGGGTGCGGGCGCACGGGCCCGACGGGACGGTGGGGATCAGCGGCGCGGTCGGGATCATGGGCGGTCACGCGGAGCCACGCGGGTCGGCCGCGTACCGGATGGCCGCGACGCTGGCGTGGCGGCTGGCCAACGCGGGCCGCCTGGTGATCACCGGTGGCGGGCCGGGGGTGATGGAGGCGGCCAACCTCGGCGCCTACTTCGCCAGCCGCTCCGAGGCGGAGCTGGCGGCGGCGATCGACCTGCTGGCGGTGGCTCCGGACTTCCGGGATCACGATCCGTACACGGCGGCGGCGTTGCGGGTGCGTGCGGAGTACCCGCCCCCGGCGGCGGGGGACGCTGTCGCGCGACTGACCCACGGCGGTCTCGCGCTGCCCACCTGGCTGTACGGCCACGAGCCGGCGAACCTCTTCGCGGGCCAGATCGGCAAGTACTTCTCCAACGCGGTACGCGAGGACTCGATCCTGCGGCTGTCCCGCGGCGGCATCGTGTTCGCGCCCGGCTGGGCGGGCACGGTGCAGGAGGTGTTCCAGGCCGCGACGAAGACCTTCTACCGCACGGACGGCCCCAGCGGAGCGTTCGTGTTCCTCGGTTCGGCGCACTGGTCCGGGCTGCCGGTCGAGCAGTTGCTGCGCCCGCTGCTGGCCCGCTCCCCGCACGGCGATCAGTCCGAGCTGGTCGTGGTCACCGATTCCCTCGACGAGGCGATGACAGCCCTGACCGGCTAG